From one Streptomyces sp. N50 genomic stretch:
- a CDS encoding lytic polysaccharide monooxygenase yields MHATTSPPTPHSAPRLPRPTPHRALFLVLLALLTTVPALALILATGGRAEAHGTPMKPGSRTFLCWQDALTTTGEIKPINPACKAAQQVSGTTPFYNWFSVLRSDGAGRTRGFVPDGSLCSGGNPNFTGFDLPRDDWPLTHLTSGATVDFSYNAWAAHPGWFYVYITKDGFDPTKTLTWNDMEDTPFLTVDHPPLNGTPGTVEANYSWTGQLPANKSGRHIIYMVWQRSDSAETFYSCSDVVFDGGNGEVTGIHDPGNPTDPVPGVCSATRHTTGTWPGGYQSEVTVTNSGDVPMLGWMVNWALPAGQSVASLWNGNATYSGQDVMVHNADWNGSLSPGQSATFGYVVNGDGGDPATALPCQVG; encoded by the coding sequence ATGCATGCGACAACATCACCCCCAACTCCCCACTCCGCACCGCGATTACCGCGCCCCACCCCCCACCGAGCCCTCTTCCTCGTCCTCCTGGCGCTCCTCACCACCGTCCCCGCCCTGGCCCTGATCCTCGCCACGGGTGGCCGCGCGGAGGCCCACGGCACCCCCATGAAACCCGGCAGTCGCACCTTCCTCTGCTGGCAGGACGCGCTCACCACCACCGGCGAGATCAAACCGATCAACCCGGCGTGCAAGGCGGCCCAACAGGTCAGCGGCACAACGCCGTTCTACAACTGGTTCTCCGTGCTGCGCTCCGACGGCGCCGGCCGCACCCGGGGCTTCGTGCCGGACGGTTCGCTGTGCAGCGGCGGCAACCCGAACTTCACGGGCTTCGATCTCCCGCGCGACGACTGGCCGTTGACGCATCTCACCTCGGGTGCGACGGTCGACTTCTCGTACAACGCCTGGGCGGCGCACCCGGGTTGGTTCTACGTCTACATCACCAAGGACGGCTTCGACCCGACGAAGACGCTCACGTGGAACGACATGGAGGACACGCCGTTCCTCACCGTCGACCACCCGCCGCTCAACGGCACGCCGGGCACGGTCGAGGCCAACTACTCCTGGACCGGGCAGCTTCCGGCGAACAAGTCGGGGCGCCACATCATCTACATGGTGTGGCAGCGCTCGGACAGCGCGGAGACCTTCTACTCCTGCTCGGACGTCGTGTTCGACGGCGGCAACGGCGAAGTGACGGGTATTCACGACCCGGGCAACCCCACCGACCCGGTACCCGGCGTCTGTTCGGCCACCCGGCACACGACCGGCACCTGGCCCGGCGGCTACCAGTCCGAGGTGACCGTCACCAACTCCGGTGACGTCCCGATGCTCGGCTGGATGGTCAACTGGGCACTCCCCGCAGGCCAGTCGGTCGCCAGCCTCTGGAACGGCAACGCGACCTACAGCGGCCAGGACGTGATGGTCCACAACGCCGACTGGAACGGCTCACTGAGTCCGGGACAGAGCGCCACCTTCGGATACGTCGTGAACGGCGACGGCGGTGATCCGGCAACTGCCCTTCCCTGCCAGGTCGGTTGA
- a CDS encoding S8 family serine peptidase, with translation MRRLHALWAVASAAGLLAGAITPATAAAGATVSTRLTGPSTAPPQTVTLITGDTVTLTTGPDGKSAVDVRRGEGREAATFLSSERNGEISVLPADAVPLIKAGRLDPALFNVTQLVEQGYTDAKTGSTPVIATYSKGTETPEGTRRTLALPGIDGAALSARKSTAFWSDIAPALGTAPSAKAAKQLGDGIDKIWLDAKVKASLDVSVPQIGAPEVWKAGYDGTGVEVAVLDTGVDTGHPDLAGKIAGSESFVPDETVQDGFGHGTHVASTIVGSGAASGGRYKGVAPGAKLLVGKVLDNTGSGQASWIIAGMEWAANSGAKIVSMSLGGTAYGPSDVLSETVDQLSASTGALFVIAAGNAGPGEQTLGTPGIADSALTVGAVDKSDQLASFSSRGPRLGDSAVKPEITAPGVSITAARAAGTTMPGSTPVDDYYTTASGTSMATPHVAGAAALVAQAHPDWTGEQIKEDLASTAKTNAVNSVFEQGDGRVDAVRAVEQDVFATSTLSFGRFEDGDNGVVDKDITYTNTTDSAVELKLSSSLTDLALSADTLTVPARGTATVSVGVDPAREAEGRYTGHVTATADGGIQVTTAVGFEKAPKTYDLKVSLVDREGNPSTGASLYTLQELNGAYPDEYGFLGTGATWRVPAGTYSIATWIPDRDGAGLAVGTSIVGNPEIKVGADTAVVLDARKAVEIKPQTKEDSEFRGFSTSWHREGPGGGWGLTYSQGFWTDHVYVAPTPPVTVGTLDFNAKFRLYAKELTASVTSPAKTSLSSLYYSQTYNGFPSRISGDHKVQAVDAGGGTAADFAGLDVKGKVAVVGVGATERAQSALDNATKAGAGYLIVYRKTPGFWIEAVDRATTVPVMIATGEQGAALAALLKTGKKVTLKLSGTPVSPYVYNLLAAQSGAITANQTYRLDKSNTVKRKARYYGGTAGETGADTLYTFRPWQLFGVDSSVPTQLGTERDEYYYVDPDTRTWHVVYPNSKAYKGEWSPLRTFTKAGTEPTEDWLRQVVRPGSSEEYGLSTRTGDKLTLHVPELNDSTPGHYGYVDGVDTTAQGKLYADGQFVGDSTRGGAGVFDVPAAPSSYRFDLDVQRKAAWAAYSTSTHTEWTFASAHTDTATALPLLTVGIAPKDLDLLNRADAKRELTVGLPVANQSGSVRTSSLKAWVSYDDGASWKEVGVKKGEARFRPAKGAVSVSLRVRATDRDGNAIDQTVLRAFGLK, from the coding sequence ATGCGAAGACTCCACGCCCTGTGGGCCGTGGCCTCGGCGGCCGGACTGCTCGCGGGGGCCATCACGCCCGCGACAGCCGCCGCCGGTGCCACGGTCTCCACCCGCCTCACGGGCCCGAGCACCGCCCCACCGCAGACCGTCACCCTCATCACCGGCGACACCGTGACCCTCACCACCGGACCGGACGGCAAGAGCGCCGTCGACGTCCGGCGCGGCGAGGGCCGCGAGGCCGCGACCTTCCTGTCCAGCGAGAGGAACGGCGAGATCAGCGTCCTGCCGGCGGACGCCGTCCCGCTGATCAAGGCGGGCCGCCTCGACCCTGCCCTCTTCAACGTCACCCAGCTCGTCGAGCAGGGTTACACGGACGCGAAGACCGGCTCCACCCCGGTCATCGCGACGTACAGCAAGGGCACCGAGACCCCCGAGGGCACGCGCCGGACGCTGGCACTGCCCGGGATCGACGGCGCCGCGCTCAGCGCGCGGAAGTCCACCGCCTTCTGGTCGGACATCGCCCCGGCGCTCGGCACCGCGCCCAGCGCGAAGGCCGCGAAGCAGCTCGGCGACGGCATCGACAAGATCTGGCTGGACGCCAAGGTGAAGGCGTCCCTCGACGTGAGCGTGCCGCAGATCGGCGCGCCCGAGGTGTGGAAGGCGGGCTACGACGGCACGGGCGTCGAGGTCGCGGTCCTGGACACGGGCGTGGACACCGGGCACCCGGACCTGGCCGGGAAGATCGCCGGCTCGGAGAGCTTCGTACCGGACGAGACGGTGCAGGACGGATTCGGCCACGGCACCCATGTGGCGTCCACGATCGTCGGCTCCGGCGCGGCCTCCGGCGGCCGGTACAAGGGCGTGGCGCCGGGCGCGAAGCTGCTGGTCGGCAAGGTGCTGGACAACACGGGCAGCGGCCAGGCCTCCTGGATCATCGCGGGCATGGAGTGGGCGGCGAACTCCGGCGCGAAGATCGTCTCCATGTCGTTGGGCGGTACGGCGTACGGCCCCTCGGACGTGCTCAGTGAGACCGTCGACCAACTGTCCGCGTCCACCGGCGCGTTGTTCGTGATCGCGGCCGGCAACGCGGGCCCGGGCGAGCAGACCCTGGGCACCCCGGGCATCGCCGACTCGGCGCTGACCGTGGGCGCGGTCGACAAGTCGGACCAGCTGGCGTCGTTCTCCAGCCGGGGTCCGCGCCTGGGCGACTCCGCGGTCAAGCCGGAGATCACCGCGCCGGGCGTGAGCATCACCGCGGCCCGCGCCGCCGGCACCACCATGCCTGGCAGTACGCCGGTCGACGACTACTACACGACGGCGAGCGGTACGTCGATGGCCACCCCGCATGTCGCGGGCGCGGCGGCACTGGTCGCGCAGGCGCATCCGGACTGGACCGGTGAGCAGATCAAGGAGGACCTGGCCAGTACGGCGAAGACGAACGCCGTCAACTCCGTGTTCGAGCAGGGCGACGGCCGGGTCGACGCCGTACGGGCGGTCGAGCAGGACGTCTTCGCGACCTCGACACTGAGCTTCGGCAGGTTCGAGGACGGTGACAACGGTGTCGTCGACAAGGACATCACGTACACCAACACCACTGACAGTGCAGTGGAGTTGAAGCTCTCGTCGTCGCTGACCGACCTCGCGCTGAGCGCGGACACCCTGACCGTGCCCGCGCGGGGCACCGCGACCGTCTCCGTCGGCGTCGACCCGGCGCGGGAGGCCGAGGGGCGGTACACGGGCCATGTCACGGCGACCGCCGACGGCGGGATCCAGGTCACCACGGCCGTCGGCTTCGAGAAGGCGCCGAAGACCTACGACCTGAAGGTCTCGCTCGTGGACCGCGAGGGCAACCCGTCCACCGGGGCCTCGCTCTACACGCTCCAGGAGTTGAACGGCGCCTACCCCGACGAGTACGGCTTCCTCGGCACCGGCGCGACCTGGCGGGTGCCGGCCGGCACCTACTCCATCGCGACCTGGATCCCGGACCGGGACGGGGCCGGTCTGGCCGTGGGCACCTCGATCGTCGGCAACCCCGAGATCAAGGTCGGCGCGGACACCGCGGTCGTCCTCGACGCCCGCAAGGCGGTGGAGATCAAACCGCAGACGAAGGAGGACTCCGAGTTCCGCGGATTCAGCACCAGTTGGCACCGGGAGGGGCCCGGCGGCGGCTGGGGGCTCACCTACAGCCAGGGCTTCTGGACCGACCACGTCTATGTGGCGCCGACCCCGCCGGTGACCGTGGGCACCCTGGACTTCAACGCCAAATTCCGGCTGTACGCCAAGGAGTTGACGGCGAGCGTCACCAGCCCGGCGAAGACCTCGCTGTCCTCGCTCTACTACTCCCAGACGTACAACGGCTTCCCGTCGAGGATCAGCGGTGACCACAAGGTCCAGGCGGTGGACGCGGGCGGCGGTACCGCGGCCGACTTCGCGGGGCTCGACGTCAAGGGCAAGGTCGCGGTGGTCGGGGTCGGTGCCACCGAGCGGGCGCAGAGCGCCCTGGACAACGCGACCAAGGCCGGGGCGGGTTACCTCATCGTCTACCGCAAGACACCGGGCTTCTGGATCGAGGCCGTGGACCGGGCGACCACCGTCCCGGTGATGATCGCCACCGGCGAGCAGGGCGCCGCGCTGGCCGCCCTGCTGAAGACCGGCAAGAAGGTCACGCTGAAGCTGAGCGGCACGCCGGTCAGCCCGTACGTCTACAACCTGCTCGCCGCGCAGAGCGGCGCCATCACCGCGAACCAGACCTACCGCCTCGACAAGTCCAACACCGTGAAGCGGAAGGCCCGTTACTACGGCGGCACGGCCGGCGAGACGGGCGCGGACACCCTGTACACCTTCCGCCCCTGGCAGCTCTTCGGCGTCGACAGCAGCGTGCCCACACAACTGGGCACGGAACGCGACGAGTACTACTACGTCGACCCGGACACCCGCACCTGGCATGTCGTCTATCCCAACTCGAAGGCCTACAAGGGCGAGTGGAGCCCACTGCGGACCTTCACCAAGGCGGGCACCGAGCCCACCGAGGACTGGCTGCGCCAGGTCGTCCGGCCGGGCAGCAGCGAGGAGTACGGCCTCTCGACCCGCACCGGCGACAAACTCACCCTCCACGTACCGGAGTTGAACGACTCCACGCCGGGCCACTACGGATACGTCGACGGCGTCGACACCACCGCGCAGGGCAAGCTCTACGCGGACGGGCAGTTCGTCGGCGACTCGACGCGCGGCGGGGCGGGTGTCTTCGACGTCCCGGCGGCCCCGTCCTCGTACCGCTTCGATCTGGACGTACAGCGCAAGGCGGCCTGGGCCGCGTACTCCACGAGCACGCACACCGAGTGGACCTTCGCCTCGGCGCACACCGACACCGCGACGGCACTCCCCCTGCTCACCGTCGGCATCGCCCCGAAGGACCTCGATCTCCTCAACAGAGCCGACGCCAAGCGGGAGTTGACCGTCGGACTGCCGGTCGCGAACCAGTCGGGGAGCGTCCGGACGAGCAGTCTGAAGGCCTGGGTCTCCTACGACGACGGCGCGTCCTGGAAGGAGGTGGGTGTCAAGAAGGGCGAGGCACGGTTCCGGCCCGCGAAGGGCGCCGTGTCGGTGTCGCTGCGCGTGCGGGCCACCGACCGCGACGGCAACGCGATCGACCAGACCGTACTGCGGGCGTTCGGCCTGAAGTGA
- a CDS encoding response regulator transcription factor — protein sequence MTGTSGSRSSRVRVLIVDDEPALTELLSVAVTEAGWRPYPAPDGHSALRISRACAPHAVVLDGMLPDLDGVQVLRRLRYENPRLPVLMLTARDAIEHRLDGLEAGADDYVTKPFSLEEVVLRLRGLLRRAGGERTPADDSVRVLGDLVLTGETREVRRAGEPVQLTAKEFDLLTLFLDHPRQVLSKAQILDQVWSSCFDGGGNLVEVYISSLRRKIDRGRAPMIHTVRGMGYALRPVEDAR from the coding sequence ATGACTGGCACCTCTGGGTCCCGCAGCAGCCGCGTCCGCGTGCTCATCGTCGACGACGAGCCCGCGCTCACCGAGCTGCTCTCCGTCGCGGTCACCGAGGCCGGCTGGCGGCCCTACCCCGCGCCGGACGGGCACAGCGCGCTGCGGATCTCCCGGGCCTGCGCCCCGCACGCCGTCGTCCTCGACGGCATGCTGCCCGACCTCGACGGCGTCCAGGTGCTGCGCAGACTCCGCTACGAGAACCCCCGGCTGCCCGTCCTCATGCTCACCGCCCGCGACGCGATCGAGCACCGCCTCGACGGCCTCGAAGCGGGCGCCGACGACTACGTCACCAAGCCGTTCTCCCTGGAGGAGGTCGTGCTGCGGCTGCGCGGACTGCTGCGCCGGGCGGGCGGCGAACGCACCCCGGCCGACGACTCCGTACGCGTCCTCGGCGACCTCGTCCTGACCGGCGAGACCCGCGAGGTGCGCCGCGCCGGTGAGCCGGTCCAGCTCACCGCCAAGGAGTTCGACCTGCTCACCCTGTTCCTCGACCACCCCCGCCAGGTGCTGAGCAAGGCCCAGATCCTCGACCAGGTGTGGAGCAGCTGCTTCGACGGCGGCGGCAACCTCGTCGAGGTCTACATCTCCAGCCTCCGCCGCAAGATAGACCGCGGCCGCGCCCCGATGATCCACACCGTGCGCGGCATGGGATACGCCCTACGGCCCGTGGAGGACGCCAGATGA
- a CDS encoding sensor histidine kinase, translating to MNLRTRNRGRLHGRSLRTRLLLFISAALVVVCAAMALTTVFVQRAYLLGNLDDRVGNAAERSLGGAQHHPDFDGDLGFLMENGHAVGTLAARFDDKGTIIAAAVVRQDAPPQNLTAAQRAALAGVTADSAMHTRTVPGLGTYRLTALDSDGVRVLTGLPMDDVQGMISGMVAVEAVVALAGLTVAGCLCAVVIRRQLRPLGRVAATAVEVSRSQLGHGEVTALTRVPERDTDPGSEAGQVGAALNRMIDHVESSLAERQRSEEQMRRSEERMRRFLADASHELRTPLASIAGYAELMNRGTDRIEPGLAWRRVTAESARMTGLVEDLLLLARLDEGRPLQSAEVDLAALLAEAVWDARAAGTGHDWQLQLSLDAPALVIGDEARLHQVLANLLANARMHTPVGTTVTASVEATADRTVVIRVRDDGPGIPPALLPTVFERFTRADASRARAGGKEGGSGLGLAIATAITGAHGGRIDVTSVPGRTEFTIELPAAATELPPAEPAMRARTAPV from the coding sequence ATGAACCTCCGTACCCGCAACCGGGGCCGCCTGCACGGCCGTTCGCTGCGCACCCGCCTCCTCCTCTTCATCAGCGCCGCCCTCGTCGTCGTGTGCGCCGCGATGGCCCTCACCACCGTGTTCGTCCAACGCGCCTATCTGCTGGGCAACTTGGACGACCGGGTCGGCAACGCCGCCGAACGCAGCCTGGGCGGCGCCCAACACCACCCGGACTTCGACGGCGACCTCGGGTTCCTCATGGAGAACGGCCACGCCGTCGGGACGCTCGCCGCGCGGTTCGACGACAAGGGCACGATCATCGCCGCGGCCGTCGTCAGGCAGGACGCCCCGCCCCAGAACCTCACCGCCGCCCAGCGCGCGGCCCTCGCGGGCGTCACCGCCGACAGCGCGATGCACACCAGGACCGTGCCCGGCCTCGGCACCTACCGGCTCACGGCCCTCGACAGCGATGGCGTCCGGGTCCTCACCGGCCTCCCGATGGACGACGTACAGGGCATGATCAGCGGCATGGTGGCGGTCGAGGCCGTCGTAGCCCTCGCCGGACTGACCGTGGCCGGCTGTCTGTGCGCGGTCGTCATCCGACGGCAGCTACGGCCGCTGGGCCGGGTCGCCGCCACTGCCGTCGAGGTCTCCCGCTCGCAGCTCGGCCACGGCGAGGTCACCGCGCTCACCCGGGTGCCCGAGCGGGACACCGACCCCGGCAGCGAGGCCGGCCAGGTCGGCGCCGCGCTCAACCGCATGATCGACCACGTCGAGTCCTCGCTCGCCGAACGCCAGCGCAGCGAGGAGCAGATGCGCCGCAGCGAGGAACGCATGCGCCGCTTCCTCGCCGACGCCAGCCACGAACTCCGCACCCCCCTCGCCTCCATCGCGGGCTACGCCGAGCTGATGAACCGCGGCACCGACCGCATCGAACCGGGCCTCGCCTGGCGCCGGGTCACCGCCGAGTCGGCGCGCATGACGGGCCTGGTGGAGGACCTCCTGCTGCTCGCCCGGCTCGACGAGGGCCGGCCGCTGCAGTCCGCCGAGGTGGACCTCGCGGCGCTGCTCGCCGAAGCGGTGTGGGACGCGCGCGCGGCCGGCACCGGCCACGACTGGCAACTCCAACTCTCCCTGGACGCCCCGGCGTTGGTCATCGGCGACGAGGCCCGCCTGCACCAGGTGTTGGCCAACCTGTTGGCCAACGCGCGGATGCACACCCCTGTCGGCACCACGGTCACGGCGAGCGTCGAGGCCACCGCCGACCGCACCGTCGTCATCCGGGTACGCGACGACGGCCCCGGCATCCCCCCGGCGCTCCTCCCCACGGTCTTCGAGCGCTTCACCCGCGCCGACGCCTCCCGCGCCCGGGCCGGCGGCAAGGAGGGCGGCTCCGGCCTCGGCCTGGCCATCGCGACGGCCATCACCGGCGCCCACGGCGGCCGTATCGACGTGACCAGCGTCCCGGGCCGCACGGAGTTCACCATCGAACTCCCGGCAGCCGCCACCGAACTCCCGCCCGCCGAACCGGCGATGCGCGCCCGCACGGCACCGGTCTAG
- a CDS encoding NEW3 domain-containing protein: MRRQIRGALAAFTGALLLTMGITATGGQAARADDNGVGLKPVLGWSSWSFVRRDPTARTIEAQAKALKTSGLAKNGFVYANVDDFWYQCPGSQGPDVDQYGRWVTDPVKFPPRGSENGVQVVADYVHSLGLKFGLYVTPGISRQAVAKNTEIKGTAYHARDIATTATESNYNCGGMVGIDYTKPGAQTFIDSWAGQFAGWGIDYLKIDGVGTSDQQDVQAWSDALHHTGRPIHLELSNNLDINNAATWKKLSNGWRTGGDIECYCGPDDSSYPLTTWASIASRFDQVAAWAPYGGPGGYNDYDSLEIGNGANNGLTPDERRTQMSLWSLAASPLILGTDLTHLDPADLALLKNTDVLGVDQDGIDAKRISSDANSQVFAKTEADGDVVVGLFNTGSAPREVATTAGALGLRGARDYSLRDLWSHRLTESSGRIAANVPAHGVALYRVHGSHRTVTGAAPDVSFGLNWAPAPSDSTTRTVTAVLSDNGSRSITDADLTLTGPAGTKITTRDVTRARTLRGGRALEVTYSVSIPPSAKLFASNDFQGTASYRFRSAGRTRLAAGDTITVNHQVTAPYRTFASTTASFSESGTQLGIRAQGADLYNGTNEYGSIYLPGAEHDGSVTTVKLNSQSDTDVWAKAGIMVRNDITQPNTSPGYVALVATPGNGYLLDWDSDGDGKLDSQDSTGTAVYPSWLKLVRDGTSYSGYYSTDNATWNLVGTIDVPTAAATQDVGLTQTSHASGTTGEADFDSFTTTP, encoded by the coding sequence ATGAGAAGACAGATTCGCGGTGCACTGGCCGCGTTCACCGGAGCGCTGCTGCTCACCATGGGGATCACCGCGACCGGCGGTCAGGCCGCGCGGGCCGATGACAACGGTGTCGGGCTCAAACCCGTGCTGGGGTGGAGCAGTTGGAGCTTTGTGCGGCGCGATCCGACCGCGCGGACCATCGAGGCGCAGGCGAAGGCCCTCAAGACCAGCGGGCTGGCGAAAAACGGCTTCGTCTACGCCAACGTCGACGACTTCTGGTACCAGTGCCCGGGCAGTCAGGGGCCGGACGTCGACCAGTACGGCCGCTGGGTCACGGACCCCGTCAAGTTCCCGCCGCGCGGCAGCGAGAACGGCGTCCAGGTCGTGGCCGACTATGTCCACTCCCTGGGGCTGAAGTTCGGCCTGTACGTCACTCCCGGCATCTCGCGGCAGGCGGTCGCCAAGAACACCGAGATCAAGGGGACCGCTTACCACGCACGGGACATCGCGACCACGGCGACGGAGAGCAACTACAACTGCGGTGGCATGGTGGGGATCGACTACACCAAGCCCGGTGCGCAGACCTTCATCGACTCCTGGGCCGGGCAGTTCGCCGGATGGGGCATCGACTATCTGAAGATCGACGGTGTCGGCACGTCCGACCAACAGGACGTCCAGGCCTGGTCGGACGCCCTGCACCACACCGGGCGGCCGATCCACCTGGAGCTGTCCAACAACCTCGACATCAACAACGCGGCCACCTGGAAGAAGCTCTCCAACGGCTGGCGCACCGGCGGCGACATCGAGTGCTACTGCGGTCCTGACGACAGCAGTTACCCGCTGACCACCTGGGCCTCCATCGCCTCCCGCTTCGACCAGGTCGCGGCCTGGGCACCGTACGGCGGGCCCGGCGGTTACAACGACTACGACTCCCTGGAGATCGGGAACGGCGCGAACAACGGCCTCACTCCCGACGAGCGCAGGACGCAGATGAGTCTGTGGTCGCTGGCCGCCTCTCCGCTCATTCTCGGCACCGATCTGACCCATCTCGACCCGGCCGACCTGGCTTTGTTGAAGAACACCGACGTCCTCGGCGTCGATCAGGACGGCATCGACGCCAAGCGGATCTCCTCGGACGCCAACTCGCAGGTGTTCGCCAAGACCGAGGCCGACGGGGATGTCGTGGTCGGTCTGTTCAACACCGGGTCGGCGCCCCGTGAAGTCGCCACGACCGCGGGCGCGTTGGGGCTGCGCGGGGCACGTGACTACTCCCTGCGGGATCTGTGGAGCCACCGACTCACCGAGTCCTCCGGCCGGATCGCCGCCAATGTGCCGGCGCACGGTGTGGCCCTGTACCGGGTCCACGGCAGCCACCGCACGGTGACCGGCGCGGCTCCGGACGTCTCGTTCGGACTCAACTGGGCGCCCGCGCCCAGCGACAGCACCACCCGTACCGTGACCGCGGTCCTGTCCGACAACGGATCCCGGTCGATCACCGATGCCGATCTGACCCTGACCGGGCCGGCCGGCACGAAGATCACCACGCGTGACGTGACCCGGGCCAGGACGCTTCGCGGCGGGCGCGCGTTGGAGGTCACCTACTCCGTGTCCATCCCACCCTCGGCCAAGCTCTTCGCCTCCAACGACTTCCAGGGGACGGCGAGTTACCGCTTCCGGTCGGCGGGGAGGACGCGGCTGGCCGCCGGTGACACGATCACCGTCAACCACCAAGTCACCGCCCCGTACCGGACGTTCGCGTCCACCACGGCGAGTTTCAGCGAGTCCGGCACCCAACTCGGCATCCGGGCGCAGGGGGCAGACCTGTACAACGGCACGAACGAGTACGGGTCGATCTATCTGCCGGGAGCGGAGCACGACGGTTCGGTGACGACGGTGAAGCTCAACTCGCAGTCGGATACCGATGTTTGGGCCAAGGCCGGGATCATGGTCCGTAACGACATCACCCAGCCGAACACCTCCCCCGGGTACGTGGCCCTCGTCGCGACCCCGGGCAACGGGTATCTGCTCGACTGGGACAGCGACGGCGACGGGAAGCTCGACTCGCAGGATTCCACCGGCACCGCCGTCTACCCCTCGTGGCTGAAGCTCGTCCGTGACGGCACGTCGTACAGCGGCTATTACTCGACCGACAACGCCACCTGGAACCTGGTCGGGACGATCGACGTCCCGACCGCCGCGGCCACCCAGGACGTCGGCCTGACCCAGACGTCGCACGCGTCGGGCACCACCGGCGAGGCCGACTTCGACTCGTTCACGACCACGCCGTAG